A DNA window from Choloepus didactylus isolate mChoDid1 chromosome 9, mChoDid1.pri, whole genome shotgun sequence contains the following coding sequences:
- the USP40 gene encoding ubiquitin carboxyl-terminal hydrolase 40 isoform X5, translating into MSCAASPGRVQRAPSTQGAPGNLHKEAALHYLGDVEISEDATLVDLKVQAMTLPSFSEFVVPSPSFLRAWALESRRPGRLLRAPQQQLREYKLGRRTEVCLEPLHKEESLGPKDLLLRTQLRIPGERAYSLSVDLVWDTAKGCTAASLRHRVADFYSLPVEKIEIAKYFPEKFEWLPISSWNQQISKRKKKKKQDNLQGAPYYLKDGDTIGIKNLLLEDDDDFSTIRDDIGKEKQKQLALGKKKSREALRVHDGDVSSCTDTLAQPRGPEASLSIHVGSFR; encoded by the exons GTGCACCTGGCAACCTGCACAAGGAAGCTGCCCTCCACTACCTGGGGGACGTCGAAATCTCAGAAGACGCCACCTTGGTGGATCTGAAGGTTCAG GCCATGACCTTGCCCTCTTTCTCGGAGTTCGTCGTCCCGTCCCCGTCCTTCCTCAGAGCCTGGGCCCTGGAGAGCAGGCGCCCGGGCAGGCTCTTACGGGCCCCGCAGCAGCAGCTCAG GGAATATAAACTGGGAAGGAGAACTGAGGTCTGTTTAGAGCCCCTTCACAAAGAGGAAAGTCTGGG CCCCAAGGACTTGCTGCTGAGGACCCAGCTGCGCATCCCCGGCGAGAGGGCGTACTCCCTGTCCGTGGACCTGGTGTGGGACACCGCCAAAGGCTGCACCGCGGCCTCCCTGCGCCACAGAGTTGCTGATTTCTATTCTCTTCCTGTGGAGAAAATTGAAATTGCCAAATACTTTCCTGAAAAGTTCGAGTGGCTTCCGATCTCTAGCTGG AACCAGCAAATTagcaagaggaaaaagaagaaaaagcaagataATTTGCAGGGAGCACCTTATTACTTGAAAGATGGAGACACTATTGGTATAAAG AATCTGCTGcttgaagatgatgatgatttcAGTACAATCAGAGATgatattggaaaagaaaaacagaaacagcttgctctgggaaaaaagaaaag CCGAGAAGCCCTCCGTGTGCACGATGGTGATGTTTCCTCCTGCACGGACACGCTGGCCCAGCCCCGCGGACCAGAAGCATCTCTCTCCATCCACGTGGGGAGTTTCCGGTAG